CGATCGTAATCAGCTGATTCTCTCCATGAAGCCCGTTCTCGTGAACCGGCGCGAAATGATAGATTCCGGACTGGACCACCCATCGAGCGTTTTCGTTGAAAATCTTTGGTTGGGTGTACGGCTCTATCCAAAGAACCTCATCGAGCGAGGCCAAGGCTAATAGATCAGACTTATTGACTCTACCTATCAAAGAATTTTCGATCATAACGACTCTGACGGACACATCACCCCATTTCTGTAGAAGATCTGGGTGAATTTTGTATTGCGGCAGATACGGACCGGCCCATTGAACGTATGAAAGATTTCTGATTTTTTCTAAGGTTGAGAAATCCTTCGTTTTAATAAGAAAAGTGTAGTCTGGGATATACCACAGGATTTCGCACCTTCCGATTTCTTGTAGCTCCTTTTTCCAATCTGGCATAATCGGTCCTTTCATCTGCACCAGAAGGAGATTCGTTTCGCTCCACATTTGAAGTGTGTGAGCATCATGGAGTGGGTCAAAAGAGCCAGATTTAAGGTGTATGAAAATTTTTTCCCTTTGTCCGGTGGAGGTGGGGAGGAGAAAGATAGATAACATCGAAAGTAAAAGCCCAAAAAATATGAACGCCTTAAAAGTTTCTTTAAGCTGACTCATCACTGTTTTCCTACTTTTCCTGAAATAAATACCTCCAAACACGGGAGAATTTTGTTGATCTCTTACTCTTCGGGTAGATTTTCTGGAGAAACAGGGTCTCCAAATTCTTTCATGAGCTCGAGCAATCTCTTTTTCTGCTCCTCAAGAATCACAAATATCTCGGCCGGGGCTTCTGGTTCATTCTTCCAGAATTTCTCGACTCTCTCTGTTTTCTTCAGATTTTCTTTCACACGAATTGAAAACTGCTTGATGTATTCCTCACGAGAATATTCTTTTTTCCGGACTTTACGGAAGAGTTCGACCAGGTCTTCATACCTCGGGATGAGTCCAGTAGGAGCTACAAGTGCTCCTACTTCGTCATGAACCCGGAGCTCCATCCATTTCACCCAGACGTGCTTGTCCAGTCTCTCGTTCAAATATTCGCCAGTCTTCAGATCGCGGAGGAAATAGTTAACTCCAAAAACCAGAGGAACTTTCTTTAGCTTCCTTCCGAATTCTAGATAGTTCCTTATGTACTGGCCGAGCGGAATTGAAAGGAAATCTTGGATGCTCATAACGTTTATCTCAAACTTGGGCTCCTCGATTATCGCGAATGTCGTTTCCGTTTCGAGCCCTGCGCCGTAGACGACTATGCCATGCTCCCAGCTGAAACCCTGCTGGACCGGAACGAAAGCTCTGTAGTCGCGTCCACCAAACATTATTCCGCCAATTTCTACGCCATTCGGATTGTCAAGCTCTGGATCGCAGTTCGGCAGAGCTCTGAGGTTGACAGTATAGCGTGCGTTCGGGTGGGCCGGCGGAATCGGTTTCCCATCTGGCCCTACTTTTCCCTCCCACCACTCACCTGAGAAGTTTATACCGCGTTTTGGGAGCTCACATCCCATTTCAAGCCACCACGGTCTAGCGTCTTTTATCAAAACATTTGAGAAGATTATTTCTCCTGGACTCGTGAGAACTTGATATATCAGAGGATCGCTTTCCGGACTGACTCCTTGGAGAATTCCGAAAATTCCTGCTTCGACATTCACAGCACGACAAACTCCGTCAATGTTCTTTACGTAAGCGATGTCATCCGCAAGAATCGTTTCTCCCGGAAGCATGGCTGTTGATGTTTTTCCACATGCGCTTGGGAATGCTCCAGCGAAATAGGTCTTTCTCCCGTTTGGACCGCGAACTCCCATGATCATGAAGTGCTCGGCAAGCCAGCCTTCCCTGTGGGCTTTGCGAATCGCAAGCCTAAGAG
This region of Candidatus Hadarchaeales archaeon genomic DNA includes:
- a CDS encoding phosphoenolpyruvate carboxykinase (GTP), giving the protein MSKNNEINRHLEIVARKAPEKELEKLTAIRSPQVYEFIAMAIELCEPDRIFVCNDSPDDLAYIKHMAIASGEECAALSIPGHTFHFDGYFDQGRDRQATKFLVPKGDYLSPRLNQIDRDEGLSEIFGLLKGSMKGKTMIVRFLTLGPKNSPFTIPCMECTDSWYVAHSVSLLYRSGYDVFCALDENAEVFKTLHSSGRLDERMTSIDHEKKRIYIDYVTNTVYSVNTQYAGNSVGFKKLALRLAIRKAHREGWLAEHFMIMGVRGPNGRKTYFAGAFPSACGKTSTAMLPGETILADDIAYVKNIDGVCRAVNVEAGIFGILQGVSPESDPLIYQVLTSPGEIIFSNVLIKDARPWWLEMGCELPKRGINFSGEWWEGKVGPDGKPIPPAHPNARYTVNLRALPNCDPELDNPNGVEIGGIMFGGRDYRAFVPVQQGFSWEHGIVVYGAGLETETTFAIIEEPKFEINVMSIQDFLSIPLGQYIRNYLEFGRKLKKVPLVFGVNYFLRDLKTGEYLNERLDKHVWVKWMELRVHDEVGALVAPTGLIPRYEDLVELFRKVRKKEYSREEYIKQFSIRVKENLKKTERVEKFWKNEPEAPAEIFVILEEQKKRLLELMKEFGDPVSPENLPEE